The nucleotide sequence CCGATGGAGCCGACCATAGTCGGCGGCACGGAGCCGGGAGCGAATGCGCCCAACGCCAGCCCCGCGAACAGCACGCCGCCCACGCCCAGCGAAAAACCGAACACGCTGATACGCCCCAGCGCATAACCGGCGCCGATGACGAGAAACAGGGCGAGGATGGGCGTCGACTCCAGCGTGTGGCGAAATAATTGAAGCATCAGACAACCTTGATCTGGAGAAAGCCCAGTTTAGCATGCACAAAAGCAACACGATGGCGATGATGACGAGCAAGCGTGCGCACGTTCATGCGGTCAAAAACGGGCAAAAAAAAGCCCGCTGCGGGAGCGGGCTGAATCTAATTCCTGTGAGGAAGTAGAGGAGACAGGTGCAATGATGCCGCGTTGCAGCATAACAATCCAATTGCATGTTGTGATGATAGAAATATGCTTTATCAATATCTTATGCCCGTTGCCGCGATGCTTCCCTGTGCATGGCTTCGCGCACGGCCGGTCTGGCGCCTATGCTTGCCAGCAAGGCCCTCACCTGCGGGAAAGCTTCCAGGTCGACTCTGGCAACATCCGACCAGCTGAGGATGGTGTACAGGTAGGCATCGGCCACGGTAAAGGTATCGCCCAGCAGGTACGGCCCGCAGCTGGCCAAGTGCCGCTCGACGTGGTCGAGCCGCGCGGCGATGCGTGAGCGGGCCACATTCTGCGCCTGCGTGCCGTATTCCGGGTGGAACAGCCAGGGACTGAAGGCCTTGTGCAGCTCGGTGGCGATAAACCCCAGCCACGATTGCAGCCGCACGCGCGCCAGCGAGCCCGGCGGCGGCGCCAGGCTGCTGTCCGGCGCCAGGTCGGCCAGGTATTGCACGATGGCTGTGCCTTCCAGCAAGATGGTGCCATCGTCCAGCGCCAGTGCGGGCACATACAGGTTGGGATTCACCTGCGCGTAATCGGCGCCCGTTTCCGTGACGCGTGGAATCTTGCGAATATCGACTCTTTCCAGCTCCAGCGCGATGCCCGCCTCGATGGCCACGATGTGCGGCGACAGGGAGCACGTTCCCGTTGCGTAATACAGTTTCATAATGCGCTCCTCGAAAAAGTTAGACGGACGCGGGATCGATTTTTTCCACGTCGATCCCGTATTGGGCGATGGCATCGCTAATCTTGCTGCGCGGCAGTTGTCCAGCGTCGGCCACCGCCGTCAGCGCGGCCAGCACGATGAAATGGCGGTCCACCTCGAAGAAGGTGCGCAAGGATTCGCGCGCATCGGAGCGGCCGAAGCCATCCGTGCCCAGGGCAACAAAGCGCCGGTCCGTCACGAACGGGCGCACCTGGTCGGCCACGATCTTCATGTAGTCGGTGGCGATCACCACCGGGCCTTGCCGGCCAGCCAGGCATTGCTGGATATATGGCACGCGCGGTTCGCTGCCAGGGTGCAGCATGTTCCAGCGCTCCACGGCCAGGCCATCGCGTCGCACCTGCGTCAGGCTGGTGGCGCTCCACACGTCGGCCGCCACGCCGAAATCCTGCTGCAGCAGAACGCCGGCAGCCTGCACTTCTCGCAGGATGGAACCGCTGCCCATCAGCTGCACGCGTGGCACAGCGGCTTCCGGGCTTTCCTGCAGCAGATACAGGCCCCGCAAGATGCCCGCCTCGGCTCCTGCCGGCATGGCCGGGTGCGGATAATTTTCATTGAGCAAGGTGATGTAATAGAAAATATCCTCTTGCTCGGCAAACATGCGGCGCATACCGTCGTGAATGATGACGGCCAGCTCGTAGGCATAGGTGGGATCATAGGAAATGCAGTTAGGAATCACGGACGACAGCACGTGGCTGTGGCCATCGTCATGCTGGAGACCTTCGCCCATCAGTGTCGTGCGGCCCGAGGTGGCGCCCAGCAAGAAACCGCGCGTGCGGGCATCGGCCGCCGCCCACGCCAGGTCGCCCACGCGCTGCAGGCCGAACATGGAATAGAAGATGTAGAACGGAATGGTGGCCAGGCCGTGGTTGCTGTACGACGTGCCGGCGGCGATCCACGAGGAAATCGCGCCCGATTCGTTGATGCCCTCCTGCAATATCTGCCCATCCTTGGCTTCCTTGTAATAGCTGAGCTGGCCCGCATCCTGCGGCGTGTACAGCTGGCCCAGGTAGGAATGGATGCCGATCTGGCGAAACAGCCCTTCCATGCCGAAGGTGCGCGACTCGTCCGGCACGATGGGCACGATGATCTTGCTCAAGGCGGGGTCTTTCAGCAGGGTGCCCAAAATGCGCACGAAGGCCATGGTGGTGGACGCGCCCCGCTCGCCGCTATCCTTGAGCTGGGTAGCGAACGCGGACAGCGGCGGTATGGGCAGCGGCGCCACCTTGCTGATGCGGGCGGGAATGTAGCCGCCCAGCTGTGCCCGACGGGCCGCGAAGTAACGCGCTTCCTCGCTGTCCGGCGCCGGCTTCAAATACGGCATCTCTTCCAGCTGGGCATCGCTGACGGGCAGCGCGAAGCGGTCGCGGAAGGCGCGCACGGCGTCGGCGCTCATCTTTTTCAGCTGATGGTTGATATTCTGCCCTTCGCCCGCCTCGCCCATGCCGAAACCCTTGACGGTTTTCGCCAGGATCACGGTCGGCCGGCCAGTCGTGCGCATGGCTTCCGCGTAGGCCGCGTGGACTTTTTCGGGATCGTGGCCGCCACGCGTCAACTGCCAGATGTCGTCATCCGTCATGTGCGCCACCAGCGCCAGCAGTTCCGGATACTTGCCAAAGAAATGCGCGCGCACATACGCGCCATTCTGCGATTTGAAGGTCTGGTAATCGCCGTCCACGCATTCCATCATGCGCTGGCGCAACAAGCCGCTCGTGTCACTCTGCAATAAAGCATCCCAGCCGCTGCCCCAGATGACCTTGATGACATGCCAGCCCGCCGCGCGGAAGGTCCCCTCCAGCTCCTGGATAACCTTGCTGTTCCCGCGCACGGGACCGTCCAGGCGTTGCAAATTGCAGTTGACTACAAAGATCAGGTTATCGAGCCGCTCGCGACCGCCCAGGGAAATGGCGGCCAGCGATTCCGGCTGGTCCATCTCGCCATCGCCGAGGAAAGCCCACACCTTGCGTCCCTGGTGCGGCTTCAAGTCGCGGTACTCGAGGTAGCGCATGAAACGCGCCTGGTAGGCGGCCGTCAGCGGCCCCAGTCCCATCGATACCGTGGGGAATTGCCAGAAATCAGGCATCAAACGGGGATGCGGATACGATGACAGGCCCTCGCGGCCTGCTTCGCGGCGGTAATTGTCCAGCTGCGCTTCCGTGATCCGGCCTTCCAGATAGGCGCGGCCGTAGATACCGGGCGCGGAATGGCCCTGGATGTAGACCAGGTCGCCGGCAAACTGGTCCGTATGGCCGCGGAAGAAATGGCTGAAGCCCACGTCGTACAGCACGGCCGCCGACTGGTAGGTGGCGATGTGGCCGCCCACGTTCGAGTGCTTGGCTGCGCGCAACACCATCACCATGGCATTCCAGCGGATGTAGGCATTCAGGCGGCGCTCGATGGCCAGGTCGCCGGGATAAGCGCTCTGGCGCGCCGTGGCGATGCTGTTGGTGTAGGCGGTGGTAACGCGGCCGTGCATGCCGCCGTGCTGCGCGGCGTCAATTTCGACCAGCTGGTCGAGCAGGTAGTGGGCGCGCGGGCGCCCTTCCACGGCAACGACGGCCTGCATCGCCTCCAGCCATTCTTTGGTTTCCTGCGGATCGATATCGGGTACAGCGAGGGATGAGGTCATGGCAGTCTCCTGGGGGTGGGCATTCATCGTCATTATCGATTGCCATTGCAATCATTGCATTTGCAATCGTTATGCCGGCCATTGTATAGCGCTATAATTGCATTTGCAACTGTGATCGTTTTGGAGGAGTACCGATGTCCGCAACTGAGTCTGCAAGCAAGTCCGCAACCGCGCCCGACCTGTGGTTTTCGTTCGTGCGCTCGCACCGTTTGATGATCCGCGAGATCGAGCGCCGCCTGGCGGCGGCCGACCTGCCCGTATATGCGTGGTATGACGTGCTGTGGGGACTCGAAAGCGGCCCGGACGGTTCGCGCCGCATGCACGAACTGGCCGACGCGCTGGCCATTGAGCGCTACAACCTGACGCGCCTGGTGGACAAGCTGGAAACGGACCGGCTGGTGACGCGCACGCGCTCGCCGGAAGACGGGCGCGCCGCCTTCGTGTCCATCACGGAAGATGGCAAGGTCTTGCGCAAGAAGATGTGGACCATCTACCAGGCCACGGTAGCCGACCTGTTCCTGGCGCAATTTGACAGTGCCGAGCAGCAGGACTTCAGCGCCGCCCTGGCCCGCGCCGCCGAGGCGGCACGCGATGCCGCTCAGAGCAAGGCGTAACGCCGCAGCGCGTATTCGACGAACTGCAGTGGCAGCGCGCCGTCGTCGGCAAGGGCCTTCAAGGCGGTGACGGCCAGCCATGGCGCACTCGTTTCCATCCTGGTATCGGCGCCGACGGCGATGAAGCGCCCGCGCACGTGGCCGCCGATCTGCCCCGCGATGTGCTGCCCGTAGCCGGTGACGGCGATGACGGGTGCGGCACTGTCGCCGAGGCAACGCCGCACATGCGCCAGTCTTGGAGTGGCGCGCGGGTGATGCAGGTTCCACTGCTCCGCCGCCTGCGCATCGCGCGCCAGGCGCGTATAGCTGGGGCAACTCCACACTTGCGTGGCGATATCCCAGTCTTCCTTCAGCAGGCGGGCGGCCTCGGCAACGACAGCCAGCATCCTTCCCGCGCCGCACAGCCGCACCCGGCATGATGCCGGACCCGGCGACGGCATGCGGTACATGCCCAGGCTGGCCGCTGCCGCATCGGCGGCCGACAAGGGCGCCGCCGCAGCACCCTCATTCGCATCTTCATCCGCACCTTCGTCATGGATGGCCAGATAGTAATAGCCTGACTGCTGTTCCAGGTACAGCGTTTCCAGTGCCGAGCGCAGGATGGCGCGTACTTCCTCGCCCGTCGCCGGGTCGAACGGCGTGCAATTGTGCTGTGCGGCAAGCCAGGCGGGCAGCGCGGGCTGCACGCCTTTCGGCCAGCGCGAGGCTTGCGTTTCAGCATCGTTGCAGACGATGCCACGCTCACCCGACTCGACCAGCAGCGCGCGCAGGGCCTGCAGCGTGGCGGGGCTGCACAGGTAGAGCAGCGGCTTTTCTGCCTGGGTCGCGGCAGGGCGATAGCGCATAGCCCAGGCGCCCGCAGACGCTCCCACATCCCAAGAGTCGCCGTCCGGGCATGGCGGCGCCTGCGTACCCACGCTGCGCACCCGCGCCACCACGGCGCCGCCCTGCTTCAGGCTGCCGGCCATGGCGCCCAGCGCGCGGCGCGGCGAAGCAGGTGGCAGCAGGAGTCCTGACGCTGGCGCCAGCGCGGCCAGGCAGGCATGGGCGACGTGGCCCGTTTCGCCGCCTGGCAGTGGCGGCTGGAAAAATGAAGGGGGTGTATGCATGGCGGCTCCTGTCTCGGTTTCGCTTGCGCATGGCAGACATTGCCTATACGATTGCAAATGCAATGATTGTAGTTGCAATCCTTTGCGCGGACAAGGGACACACGAGCCAACCGAAATTCCTGCCTTCAAGGTGAAAAAATGACGCTGAACAATCCTGAAACCGTGCGCATGGCCTATGCCGTGAAACTGACGAATGCGCAAGTCGAGGCGGCCAAGCGCCTGTATGCCGCGCATTTCGGCACCACGGACAACCCGCAGGCGCTGGCCGCCATCATCGCGGCGCTGGCACGCAATTACAGTTCCGCCGTAGCGGCGAACGTGCTGTAGCGCACGACGCATGACGCGGGCAAAAAAAAGCCCGCTACGGGAGCGGGCTGAATCTAATTCCTGTGAGGAAGTAGAGGAGACAGGTGCAATGATGCCGCGTTGCAGCATAACAATCCAATTGCATGTTGTGATGATAGAAATAGCTATTCCCTATATCTGCCCTCTCCCCCTGCCTTCCTCAGGCGACGTTGTCGCCGCGCAAGGTTTTTGCCGCCGCCACCATGTTCGCCAGCGCGGGAATGACTTCTTTCCAGCCACGCGTCTTCAGGCCGCAATCGGGGTTGACCCACAGGCGATGCGCGGGGATGCGTTCGGCTGCCTTGCGCATCAGCTTGACCATCTGTTGCTGGCTCGGAATGTTGGGCGAGTGAATGTCGTAGACGCCAGGGCCGATTTCGTTCGGATACTTGAAATCATCGAAGGCGTCCAGCAATTCCATGTCGGAGCGTGAGGTTTCTATCGTGATGACGTCCGCATCCATGTCGGCGATTTGCGCGATGATGTCGTTGAATTCCGAATAGCACATGTGCGTGTGGATTTGCGTTTCGTCAGCCACGCCATTGGCCGTGATGCGGAACGATTCCACGGCCCAGCGCAGGTACTCGGCCCACTGCGATTTACGCAGCGGCAAGCCTTCACGCAGTGCCGCTTCGTCGATCTGGATCACGCGGATCCCGGCCTGTTCCAGGTCCCGCACTTCGGCGCGGATGGCCAGCGCCAGCTGGTAGCACGATACGGAACGGGGTTGGTCGTCGCGCACGAAAGACCAGTTCAGCATGGTGACAGGCCCCGTCAGCATGCCTTTCATCGGTTTGTCCGTCAGCGACTGGGCGTAGGTGCTCCACTCGACCGTCATCGCACGGGGGCGGCTGATGTCACCGAACAAGATGGGTGGTTTCACGCAGCGCGAACCGTACGATTGCACCCAGCCGAACTGGCTGAAGGCGTAGCCGTCGAGTTGTTCGCCGAAATACTCGACCATGTCATTGCGTTCCGCTTCGCCGTGCACGAACACGTCCAGGCCCAGGGTTTCCTGTTCCCTCACGCAATGGGCGATTTCCGCCTGCATCCGTTTTTTGTAGCTGGCGTCGTCCAGCTGGCCGCTGCGGAACTGGCTACGCGCCTGGCGGATTTCCGCCGTCTGCGGGAAGGAACCGATGGTTGTCGTCGGATACAGCGGCAGTTGCAGCAACGCGCCTTGCTTGGCGGCACGCACGGCATAGTCACTGGCGCGCTGGCCCAAGGTCGCATCGATGCGGGCAACCGCCGCTTTCACCTCCGGATTGTGCACGCGGCTCGACTGGCGACGCGCTTGCACGGCCGCATGGTTGGCGTCCAGCGCCGCTTGCACAAAGGCGCGGCCATGGTTCAGTGCGCCGGCGATGGTGTGCACTTCATCGAGCTTTTGGCGGGCAAAGGCCAGCCAGGAACGGATATCGGCATCGAGCTTTTGCTCACTGTTCAGGTCGACGGGTACGTGCAGCAGCGAGCACGACGGGGCGATCCACAGGCGCGACTGCAGGCTGCGGTGCACGGGTTCAAGCCATGCCAGCACTGCGTTCAAGTCCGTCTTCCAGATATTGCGGCCGTTCACCACGCCCAGGGACAGCACGCTGGTGGCGGGCAATTGGG is from Janthinobacterium sp. 61 and encodes:
- the gstA gene encoding glutathione transferase GstA translates to MKLYYATGTCSLSPHIVAIEAGIALELERVDIRKIPRVTETGADYAQVNPNLYVPALALDDGTILLEGTAIVQYLADLAPDSSLAPPPGSLARVRLQSWLGFIATELHKAFSPWLFHPEYGTQAQNVARSRIAARLDHVERHLASCGPYLLGDTFTVADAYLYTILSWSDVARVDLEAFPQVRALLASIGARPAVREAMHREASRQRA
- the aceE gene encoding pyruvate dehydrogenase (acetyl-transferring), homodimeric type — translated: MTSSLAVPDIDPQETKEWLEAMQAVVAVEGRPRAHYLLDQLVEIDAAQHGGMHGRVTTAYTNSIATARQSAYPGDLAIERRLNAYIRWNAMVMVLRAAKHSNVGGHIATYQSAAVLYDVGFSHFFRGHTDQFAGDLVYIQGHSAPGIYGRAYLEGRITEAQLDNYRREAGREGLSSYPHPRLMPDFWQFPTVSMGLGPLTAAYQARFMRYLEYRDLKPHQGRKVWAFLGDGEMDQPESLAAISLGGRERLDNLIFVVNCNLQRLDGPVRGNSKVIQELEGTFRAAGWHVIKVIWGSGWDALLQSDTSGLLRQRMMECVDGDYQTFKSQNGAYVRAHFFGKYPELLALVAHMTDDDIWQLTRGGHDPEKVHAAYAEAMRTTGRPTVILAKTVKGFGMGEAGEGQNINHQLKKMSADAVRAFRDRFALPVSDAQLEEMPYLKPAPDSEEARYFAARRAQLGGYIPARISKVAPLPIPPLSAFATQLKDSGERGASTTMAFVRILGTLLKDPALSKIIVPIVPDESRTFGMEGLFRQIGIHSYLGQLYTPQDAGQLSYYKEAKDGQILQEGINESGAISSWIAAGTSYSNHGLATIPFYIFYSMFGLQRVGDLAWAAADARTRGFLLGATSGRTTLMGEGLQHDDGHSHVLSSVIPNCISYDPTYAYELAVIIHDGMRRMFAEQEDIFYYITLLNENYPHPAMPAGAEAGILRGLYLLQESPEAAVPRVQLMGSGSILREVQAAGVLLQQDFGVAADVWSATSLTQVRRDGLAVERWNMLHPGSEPRVPYIQQCLAGRQGPVVIATDYMKIVADQVRPFVTDRRFVALGTDGFGRSDARESLRTFFEVDRHFIVLAALTAVADAGQLPRSKISDAIAQYGIDVEKIDPASV
- a CDS encoding MarR family winged helix-turn-helix transcriptional regulator, whose product is MSATESASKSATAPDLWFSFVRSHRLMIREIERRLAAADLPVYAWYDVLWGLESGPDGSRRMHELADALAIERYNLTRLVDKLETDRLVTRTRSPEDGRAAFVSITEDGKVLRKKMWTIYQATVADLFLAQFDSAEQQDFSAALARAAEAARDAAQSKA
- a CDS encoding pyruvate dehydrogenase, producing MHTPPSFFQPPLPGGETGHVAHACLAALAPASGLLLPPASPRRALGAMAGSLKQGGAVVARVRSVGTQAPPCPDGDSWDVGASAGAWAMRYRPAATQAEKPLLYLCSPATLQALRALLVESGERGIVCNDAETQASRWPKGVQPALPAWLAAQHNCTPFDPATGEEVRAILRSALETLYLEQQSGYYYLAIHDEGADEDANEGAAAAPLSAADAAAASLGMYRMPSPGPASCRVRLCGAGRMLAVVAEAARLLKEDWDIATQVWSCPSYTRLARDAQAAEQWNLHHPRATPRLAHVRRCLGDSAAPVIAVTGYGQHIAGQIGGHVRGRFIAVGADTRMETSAPWLAVTALKALADDGALPLQFVEYALRRYALL
- the metE gene encoding 5-methyltetrahydropteroyltriglutamate--homocysteine S-methyltransferase: MTVTTHNLGYPRIGAKRELKFALEDYWKGQSSLEALEGHGAALRQRHWQDQSALDLAPVGDFSFYDQVLDLSFTLGNLPQRVRNLGGAAIDNYFRVARGRSASDSDCSCVHAGEMTKWFDTNYHYIVPEFAADTQFKLDSSRLLLQLAQARQLGVKAKPVLIGPVTYLWLGKAKDDSDKLALLQGLLPVYVQLLQELAAQGVEWVQIDEPILVTELDSAWQQALVTAYDALSKVNHVKLLLASYFGKLQENLELACKLPVQGLHLDAISARDEVEQVITQLPATSVLSLGVVNGRNIWKTDLNAVLAWLEPVHRSLQSRLWIAPSCSLLHVPVDLNSEQKLDADIRSWLAFARQKLDEVHTIAGALNHGRAFVQAALDANHAAVQARRQSSRVHNPEVKAAVARIDATLGQRASDYAVRAAKQGALLQLPLYPTTTIGSFPQTAEIRQARSQFRSGQLDDASYKKRMQAEIAHCVREQETLGLDVFVHGEAERNDMVEYFGEQLDGYAFSQFGWVQSYGSRCVKPPILFGDISRPRAMTVEWSTYAQSLTDKPMKGMLTGPVTMLNWSFVRDDQPRSVSCYQLALAIRAEVRDLEQAGIRVIQIDEAALREGLPLRKSQWAEYLRWAVESFRITANGVADETQIHTHMCYSEFNDIIAQIADMDADVITIETSRSDMELLDAFDDFKYPNEIGPGVYDIHSPNIPSQQQMVKLMRKAAERIPAHRLWVNPDCGLKTRGWKEVIPALANMVAAAKTLRGDNVA